The following are encoded together in the Bradymonas sediminis genome:
- the trpB gene encoding tryptophan synthase subunit beta: protein MTEKKNFAQMPDERGYFGDYGGQVVPPFLKEVMDQINTAYEEIRKTDDFQNELAMLYADYVGRPSPIYYARRLSEKLGGAQIYLKREDLNHTGAHKINHCLGEALLAKYMGKTKVLAETGAGQHGVALATACALVDIPCEIYMGQVDIEKEAPNVTKMKILGCNIVPVTQGAATLKEAVDSAFEAYLQDPENMFYAIGSVVGPHPFPKMVRDFQSVVGTEARAQFMERLNKLPDHVAACVGGGSNAIGIFSAFLDDDVNLVGVEPAGEGLDKPGRHAATLTLGKPGVLHGMETYVISDEDGEAGQVQSVASGLDYPGIGPQHSYLKDIGRVDYQNATDVECLEAFMTLSRTEGIIPALESSHAVAWAMRVAPTLAKDQHILVNLSGRGDKDVDYVAERLGL from the coding sequence ATGACGGAAAAAAAGAATTTTGCGCAGATGCCCGATGAACGCGGTTATTTCGGAGACTACGGCGGCCAGGTGGTCCCGCCCTTCCTCAAAGAGGTGATGGACCAGATCAACACGGCCTACGAGGAAATCCGCAAGACCGACGACTTCCAAAACGAATTGGCCATGCTCTACGCCGACTATGTCGGCCGCCCCAGCCCGATCTATTACGCGCGGCGCTTGTCCGAAAAACTGGGCGGCGCCCAGATTTATCTCAAGCGCGAGGACCTCAACCACACCGGCGCCCATAAGATCAACCATTGCCTGGGCGAGGCGCTGCTGGCCAAATATATGGGCAAGACCAAGGTCTTGGCCGAGACCGGCGCCGGCCAGCACGGCGTCGCGCTCGCCACGGCCTGCGCGCTGGTCGACATCCCCTGCGAGATCTATATGGGGCAGGTCGACATCGAAAAAGAGGCGCCCAACGTCACCAAGATGAAGATCCTGGGCTGCAATATCGTGCCGGTGACCCAGGGCGCGGCGACCCTCAAAGAAGCCGTGGACAGCGCGTTTGAGGCGTATCTGCAGGACCCCGAAAATATGTTCTACGCCATCGGCTCGGTGGTCGGCCCGCACCCCTTCCCCAAGATGGTGCGCGACTTCCAATCGGTGGTCGGCACCGAGGCCCGCGCCCAATTTATGGAGCGGCTCAACAAGCTCCCCGACCATGTCGCGGCGTGTGTCGGCGGCGGGTCGAACGCCATCGGTATCTTCAGCGCGTTTTTGGACGATGACGTAAATCTGGTGGGCGTTGAGCCGGCCGGCGAAGGCCTCGACAAGCCGGGCCGCCACGCGGCGACGCTTACGCTCGGCAAACCCGGCGTGCTCCACGGCATGGAGACCTACGTCATCTCCGATGAAGACGGCGAGGCGGGCCAGGTCCAGTCGGTCGCCTCCGGCCTGGATTACCCCGGCATCGGGCCGCAACATAGCTACCTCAAGGACATCGGCCGCGTGGATTACCAGAACGCCACCGACGTCGAATGCCTGGAGGCGTTCATGACGCTGTCGCGCACCGAGGGCATCATCCCGGCGCTCGAGAGCAGCCACGCGGTCGCCTGGGCGATGCGCGTCGCGCCGACGCTGGCCAAAGATCAGCATATTTTGGTCAACCTGTCGGGACGCGGTGATAAAGACGTCGATTATGTGGCCGAGCGCCTTGGGCTCTGA
- a CDS encoding lipoate--protein ligase has product MKYIQNLSNDPQYNLAFEEYCFKNLPKDEDYVILWVNGPSIIVGKNQNTLEEVDTEYIKAHDIVVVRRITGGGAVYHDLGNLNFSIIKATGNYDEINFREYNIPILNALKRLNLLGELSGRNDMTIDGKKFSGIAQSIWRHRALNHGTLLFDTQLDVLSKALTVKQDKIESKGIKSVRSRVTNIKDYLADGITIEEFKGLLLKYIFEFAGEEPTEYVLSEDELSGIDALYEEKYSQWDWNYGRAPQFSYKNYKKYPFGGIEVRLDIKKGTIDTCKFYGDFFGSEGVEKLEAHLTGQPYHEEVLLESVSEEALKKYFGAITKEEFRDLLFELAEQPAEPAPAPSAG; this is encoded by the coding sequence ATGAAATATATCCAAAACCTGTCCAACGACCCCCAATATAACCTGGCCTTTGAAGAATATTGCTTCAAAAATCTGCCCAAAGACGAGGACTACGTCATCCTGTGGGTCAACGGGCCCTCCATCATCGTCGGCAAAAACCAGAACACCCTCGAAGAGGTCGACACCGAGTATATCAAGGCCCACGATATCGTGGTGGTGCGGCGGATCACCGGCGGCGGCGCGGTCTACCACGACCTGGGGAACCTGAACTTCTCCATCATCAAGGCCACCGGGAATTACGACGAGATCAACTTCCGCGAATATAATATCCCCATCCTAAACGCGCTAAAACGCCTCAATTTGCTCGGTGAGCTGTCGGGAAGAAACGATATGACCATCGACGGCAAGAAATTCTCGGGCATCGCGCAGTCCATCTGGCGCCACCGCGCCCTGAACCACGGCACCCTGCTCTTTGACACCCAGCTCGACGTGCTCTCCAAGGCCCTCACGGTCAAGCAGGATAAGATTGAGTCCAAGGGCATCAAGTCGGTGCGCAGCCGGGTCACCAATATCAAGGATTATCTGGCCGACGGCATCACCATCGAGGAGTTCAAGGGGCTGCTGCTCAAATATATTTTTGAGTTCGCCGGCGAAGAGCCCACCGAATATGTCCTGAGCGAGGATGAGCTCTCGGGTATCGACGCGCTCTACGAGGAGAAATACTCCCAATGGGATTGGAATTACGGGCGCGCGCCGCAATTTAGCTATAAAAACTATAAAAAATACCCCTTCGGCGGCATCGAGGTGAGGCTCGATATCAAAAAGGGAACCATCGACACGTGTAAATTCTACGGGGATTTCTTCGGCTCCGAAGGGGTCGAGAAGCTGGAAGCCCACCTGACCGGCCAGCCCTACCACGAGGAGGTGCTGCTGGAGTCCGTCAGCGAGGAGGCCCTGAAAAAATATTTCGGCGCCATCACCAAAGAAGAGTTCCGCGACCTGCTCTTCGAGCTCGCCGAGCAACCGGCGGAACCCGCGCCCGCACCGTCGGCTGGCTGA
- a CDS encoding catalase, with the protein MTDAKNKKTQKLTTATGSPVASNQNSLQAGHRGPLLLQDHHLLSKLAHFNRERIPERVVHAKGSGAFGTLKITHDISKYTRAKVFSEVGKEVPMLARFSTVAGERGAADAERDVRGFALKFYTEEGNWDLVGNNTPVFFVRDPLKFPDFIHTQKRDPKTNLRSATAMWDFWSLSPESLHQVTILFSDRGLPTSYRHINGYGSHTYSLINADNERVWVKFHFKTAQGIKNWTNAEGAERVGEDRETHQRDLYEAIERGDYPRWNFKIQVMTEEQAKQTSYDPFDVTKVWPHGDFPLIDVGYFELNRNPENYFATIEQSAFSPGNVVPGIGYSPDRMLQGRIFAYGDAHRYRIGANAEHLPVNRPKSPVNNYQRDGVMAYGDNGGPGVNYEPNSFNGPTESPENAEPALALDGLAQSYDHREGNDDYTQPGNLYRLMSESQKQVLADNIVAAMAGVPEEIQRRQLAHFSAADPDYGARVKKGLGLK; encoded by the coding sequence ATGACGGACGCAAAAAACAAGAAAACTCAAAAACTTACCACAGCGACCGGCAGCCCGGTGGCGAGCAATCAGAACTCCTTGCAGGCCGGCCATCGCGGACCGTTATTGCTTCAGGACCACCATCTCCTCAGCAAACTCGCTCACTTCAACCGCGAGCGCATCCCGGAGCGGGTTGTCCACGCGAAGGGTTCCGGCGCGTTTGGCACGCTCAAGATTACCCACGACATTAGCAAATACACCCGGGCGAAGGTCTTTTCTGAGGTCGGCAAAGAGGTGCCGATGCTCGCGCGTTTCTCGACGGTGGCCGGCGAGCGCGGCGCGGCGGACGCGGAGCGCGACGTGCGCGGGTTTGCGCTCAAATTCTATACCGAAGAGGGCAACTGGGATCTGGTCGGCAATAATACGCCGGTCTTTTTTGTGCGCGACCCGCTCAAATTCCCCGACTTTATTCACACCCAAAAGCGTGACCCCAAGACCAACCTTCGCAGCGCGACGGCGATGTGGGATTTCTGGTCTTTGAGCCCCGAGAGCCTGCATCAGGTCACCATTCTATTTAGCGACCGCGGCCTGCCCACAAGCTACCGCCATATCAACGGTTATGGCAGCCATACCTATAGCCTCATCAACGCCGATAACGAGCGCGTGTGGGTCAAATTTCACTTTAAGACCGCCCAGGGCATCAAGAATTGGACCAACGCCGAGGGCGCCGAGCGGGTCGGTGAGGACCGCGAGACGCACCAGCGCGACCTCTATGAGGCGATTGAGCGCGGCGATTATCCCCGCTGGAATTTCAAGATTCAGGTGATGACCGAGGAGCAGGCCAAGCAGACCTCCTATGACCCCTTCGACGTAACCAAAGTCTGGCCGCATGGGGACTTCCCGCTGATCGACGTGGGCTATTTCGAGCTCAACCGCAACCCGGAGAACTATTTTGCGACGATCGAGCAGTCTGCGTTCTCGCCGGGCAATGTCGTCCCGGGCATCGGCTATTCGCCGGACCGCATGCTCCAGGGACGCATCTTCGCCTACGGCGACGCGCACCGCTACCGCATCGGCGCGAACGCCGAGCATTTGCCCGTCAACCGGCCGAAGTCGCCGGTGAATAACTACCAGCGAGACGGCGTGATGGCCTATGGCGACAACGGCGGCCCGGGCGTCAACTACGAGCCCAATAGCTTCAACGGTCCGACCGAGAGCCCCGAAAACGCCGAGCCGGCGCTGGCGCTCGACGGCCTCGCCCAATCCTATGACCACCGCGAGGGCAACGACGATTATACACAGCCCGGCAACCTCTACCGACTGATGAGCGAGTCGCAAAAACAGGTCTTGGCCGACAATATCGTCGCCGCGATGGCTGGCGTCCCCGAGGAAATTCAACGCCGCCAGCTCGCCCACTTCAGCGCCGCGGACCCAGACTACGGAGCGCGCGTTAAGAAGGGTCTCGGACTAAAATAA
- a CDS encoding UvrD-helicase domain-containing protein, protein MISIRYEKPSILNDISSEGHVVIEASAGTGKTYTLEHLVVDLLLDKDKECAIEEILVVTFTRRATAELRRRVREILTKILAQYEAQDASKSCAADIPHWVIDPDGAKRLRQAVLGFDRAEIFTIHSFCQKLLTENAFQNHQLFDLELVDEKALFAECYEDILRTKISTDPKLKRWFDAWLHPKVGGKIESLAKGLQEVYSSNGRLTRSENMPEAFRAPDLLFQNIEATTKAKDIKEAAPGWKTDILGHLLKPVADEMSRRKQSEGLYTYNDMLELVGQSLSPKADNPASNKSFLDALRQQYKYSLIDEFQDTDPVQWEIFRTIFVEGTNSHRLFLIGDPKQAIYKFRGADVWTYLRAVNEICPKSDDTASVSNRVVLEHNYRSTPEMVAAYNAIFKHMDGSQERSFFTNPEITYENPVEPNPKTDRVVRDMNDAPITSPAITALRINEGDKKETIAPRWLDWMLAEIESILWGAGQFKVPDKKEASGSRPVNASDIFVLTNSNAESREMGRLLHKRGIPYSFYRQGGLYESGEALDILALLQAIAQPKLRAARRAAYRTPFFAIPIRELADFDDSDAGERAQALLYEWREIAQEHAFTRLFRKIADDSGILLREILLGRGERALTNYQHILETLGEEASKGYKSLDDLIGWLARKIEGSDGEDDQDLQRLETDRPAVQVMTMHKSKGLEAEVVFIYGGFSSRNSGITTFINSDDPSAAEAERVTLTSVSKDYLGGNDSPQKTRVNQQAQWDSERVMYVAITRAKSRLYLCHAGPEAKYGRGGRHEALVRSLDRIHQDKSLPESLIKFIEFNPGYVHPDSRPSKKVTREDWDAAQETDVAITQDLPDWAGVRKKGRQLTAFSSVKKHDAPSADKTHEDEPDSPAAPAPDPRFGADTPMPWGGTDYGSFLHNVLEDLSDYSSALRCDDVDAWLALDEVKYVFEQRSKADRIGPEFTPYSARILFDTLRTPLALPGFDKPVAIAEIPMTKIAKEIDFHFPMPQENLDFARWPDDAPTIERGWIKGSIDLTFEHGVGGDSRVFIADWKSNFLKDYRPEAVARSLDDAYALQARIYTLAMVRMLGITNAQDYDARFGGCLYLMLRAMSPEQPSGYGVAICRPTWAQLCAWDNSLVEDPDTWNRPLPVFS, encoded by the coding sequence ATGATCTCGATACGCTACGAAAAACCCAGCATCTTGAATGATATTTCCAGCGAAGGGCATGTGGTCATCGAGGCTTCTGCGGGCACGGGCAAGACCTATACGCTCGAGCACCTGGTCGTTGATCTCCTCTTGGACAAGGACAAAGAATGCGCCATCGAAGAGATCCTCGTCGTGACGTTTACGCGCCGCGCGACGGCCGAATTGCGCCGCCGCGTCCGTGAGATCTTGACGAAAATCCTGGCCCAATATGAGGCCCAGGATGCTTCGAAATCCTGCGCCGCAGACATCCCCCATTGGGTTATCGACCCCGACGGGGCCAAACGACTTCGCCAGGCCGTTCTTGGCTTTGACCGCGCCGAGATTTTCACGATCCACTCCTTTTGCCAAAAACTCCTCACCGAGAACGCCTTCCAAAACCACCAGCTCTTTGACCTGGAATTGGTCGATGAAAAGGCGCTTTTCGCCGAATGCTACGAGGATATTCTAAGAACAAAAATCTCCACGGACCCGAAGTTAAAGCGCTGGTTTGACGCGTGGTTGCACCCGAAGGTCGGCGGTAAAATCGAATCGCTCGCTAAAGGTTTGCAGGAGGTCTATTCGAGCAATGGCCGCCTCACTCGCTCAGAAAATATGCCCGAAGCATTTCGAGCCCCTGATTTATTGTTTCAAAATATAGAGGCCACAACGAAGGCCAAAGATATAAAGGAGGCGGCCCCCGGCTGGAAGACCGACATCCTTGGCCACCTGCTCAAACCCGTCGCCGACGAGATGAGCCGGCGAAAGCAAAGCGAAGGGCTCTATACCTATAACGATATGCTCGAATTGGTCGGCCAGAGCCTCTCACCGAAGGCCGACAACCCCGCGTCAAATAAGAGTTTTCTGGACGCGCTGCGCCAGCAATATAAATACTCTCTGATCGATGAATTTCAGGACACCGACCCCGTTCAGTGGGAGATCTTCCGCACTATTTTCGTCGAGGGAACGAACTCCCACCGCCTCTTTTTAATCGGCGACCCGAAGCAAGCGATCTACAAATTTCGCGGCGCGGACGTCTGGACCTATTTGCGCGCGGTGAACGAAATATGCCCGAAGTCGGACGACACCGCATCGGTTTCGAACCGCGTCGTGCTCGAGCATAATTATCGCTCCACCCCCGAGATGGTCGCGGCCTATAATGCGATCTTTAAGCATATGGACGGCTCGCAGGAGCGATCGTTTTTCACCAACCCCGAGATCACCTACGAGAATCCGGTCGAACCGAATCCGAAGACAGACCGCGTCGTTCGAGATATGAACGATGCGCCGATCACCTCCCCGGCCATCACGGCGCTGCGCATCAATGAAGGCGACAAGAAAGAGACGATCGCCCCGCGCTGGCTCGATTGGATGCTCGCCGAAATTGAATCGATCCTATGGGGCGCCGGGCAATTCAAAGTCCCCGATAAAAAAGAGGCGTCGGGTTCGAGGCCGGTCAACGCCTCCGATATCTTTGTGCTGACCAACTCCAACGCCGAGTCGCGCGAGATGGGTCGATTGCTGCACAAGCGCGGGATTCCCTACTCGTTCTACCGCCAGGGAGGGCTCTACGAGTCCGGCGAGGCGCTCGATATTCTGGCGCTCCTCCAGGCGATCGCCCAGCCCAAATTGCGCGCCGCGCGCCGCGCCGCATACCGAACCCCCTTCTTCGCCATCCCCATCCGCGAGCTCGCCGATTTCGACGATAGCGACGCCGGGGAACGCGCCCAGGCGCTGCTCTATGAGTGGCGAGAGATTGCTCAGGAGCACGCGTTCACCCGCTTATTTCGAAAAATCGCCGATGACTCCGGCATCCTATTGCGCGAGATTTTACTCGGCCGAGGCGAGCGTGCGCTGACAAATTATCAGCATATCCTGGAGACCTTGGGCGAAGAGGCGTCCAAGGGCTACAAGAGCCTGGACGACCTGATCGGTTGGCTCGCCCGAAAAATCGAGGGCAGCGACGGCGAGGATGACCAGGACCTGCAACGCCTGGAGACCGACCGCCCCGCGGTTCAGGTCATGACCATGCATAAATCAAAGGGGCTCGAGGCCGAAGTTGTCTTTATTTATGGCGGATTCAGCAGCAGAAATAGCGGCATCACGACCTTTATTAATAGCGATGACCCGAGCGCAGCGGAGGCGGAGCGCGTCACCCTCACAAGCGTCTCAAAAGACTATCTCGGCGGAAACGACAGTCCTCAAAAGACGCGGGTTAATCAACAAGCTCAATGGGATAGCGAGCGCGTGATGTACGTGGCTATCACCCGCGCGAAATCGCGGCTTTATCTGTGTCACGCCGGACCAGAGGCAAAATACGGCCGCGGTGGTCGCCACGAAGCCCTCGTGCGCAGCCTGGACCGTATTCACCAGGACAAATCGCTCCCCGAAAGCCTCATAAAATTCATTGAATTCAACCCCGGCTATGTGCACCCCGACAGCCGCCCCTCGAAGAAGGTGACCAGAGAAGACTGGGATGCCGCCCAGGAGACCGACGTAGCGATCACGCAGGACCTGCCTGACTGGGCCGGCGTGCGCAAAAAAGGCCGCCAACTCACCGCCTTTAGTAGCGTCAAAAAACACGACGCCCCCAGCGCAGATAAGACCCACGAGGACGAGCCCGACTCGCCCGCAGCGCCTGCGCCGGACCCACGCTTTGGCGCGGACACCCCGATGCCCTGGGGCGGCACCGACTACGGCAGCTTTTTGCATAATGTGCTCGAGGATCTGAGCGATTATTCCAGCGCGCTCCGGTGCGACGATGTCGACGCCTGGCTGGCGCTCGACGAGGTCAAATACGTCTTTGAGCAGCGCTCAAAGGCGGACCGCATCGGCCCCGAATTTACGCCCTATAGCGCGCGGATTCTCTTCGACACCCTGCGCACGCCGCTCGCGCTGCCGGGCTTCGACAAGCCGGTGGCCATCGCCGAGATCCCGATGACGAAGATCGCCAAAGAGATCGATTTTCACTTCCCGATGCCCCAGGAAAACCTCGATTTTGCCCGGTGGCCAGACGACGCGCCGACGATTGAGCGCGGCTGGATCAAGGGCTCCATCGACCTGACCTTCGAACATGGTGTGGGCGGCGACAGCCGCGTGTTCATCGCCGATTGGAAGTCGAATTTCCTTAAAGATTATCGTCCCGAGGCCGTCGCAAGATCGCTCGACGACGCCTACGCCCTGCAGGCCCGCATCTACACCCTGGCCATGGTGCGCATGCTCGGCATCACCAACGCGCAGGACTACGACGCCCGCTTTGGCGGCTGCCTCTATTTGATGCTGCGCGCGATGTCGCCTGAGCAGCCGTCTGGATACGGCGTGGCGATTTGTCGCCCGACATGGGCGCAATTATGCGCGTGGGACAACAGCCTCGTCGAAGACCCGGACACCTGGAATAGGCCGCTCCCGGTCTTTAGCTGA
- the recD gene encoding exodeoxyribonuclease V subunit alpha, with protein MSSTPVLFPSGTLRHKYDQASKVDSTDAVLSAIAQVSGKLYIDPTLVWTAKYLVSTEAALDADDRLGLTLIVFALLVSISEGSTRVPLAPEGAETDASYLNTLLGRLHDLLQQVARGEGSAEAAIPPNAEQLLSAAKEIAAIRGSNPGQLLSNEQLATLLARVDPMARGEEIPYRPLLICGPPERRALTSERMLRKEDALAERLMKLSRKSVDTNVDDGLDEVANYPTYFWNGGDWQEQRLNPAQAQAAQFATRSRLAFVTGGPGTGKTTIIVTILRQLVRMGVKPGDIALAAPTGKAAYRMRESALEQLNSLDKNPLRADGPAPAVPLKDLELQHYLPEARTLHRLLEYSPGRDIFRRNKKNPLEAKVVICDEASMIDLDMMHALVDALGEETRLILVGDADQLPPVGGGQPFRDLIEGAPTHALAADGPAPKNVMSAFTTRLEHSYRMDANDQGGKRILELARAVLACTEANTASVQTHLESMVSAENLNAYLARPEGVAQLEEDAKLDAFLSAWFEHFVVFQEDEMPARAEFERGEDGFDAATTEAIERVFEHHARARILCLTQVSKTGARAINKTLHKRFFETYSDPDRRPKNAPKFMHLEPVMVTQNNYDLNIFNGDIGLVAKVSRSGKNARRKVIFPRSDGGWRVISLAQISGQLEHAFATSVHKSQGSEFKHIALVMPPETMSLLSKELLYTAVTRASKSVTLLDPAGLFARGAATSMVRHTGLPERLGVYG; from the coding sequence ATGAGTTCGACCCCGGTATTATTCCCCAGCGGCACGCTCCGACATAAATACGACCAGGCTTCGAAGGTCGACAGCACCGACGCGGTGCTCAGCGCCATCGCGCAGGTTTCGGGCAAGCTTTATATCGATCCGACCCTGGTCTGGACGGCCAAATATCTGGTGAGCACCGAGGCCGCCCTCGACGCTGACGACCGCCTTGGGCTGACGCTTATCGTCTTCGCCCTGCTGGTGTCGATCAGCGAGGGGAGCACGCGCGTGCCGCTGGCTCCCGAGGGCGCCGAGACCGACGCGAGCTACCTCAACACGCTGCTGGGGCGCCTCCACGACCTGCTCCAACAGGTCGCCCGCGGCGAGGGAAGCGCGGAGGCGGCCATCCCCCCGAACGCCGAGCAACTCCTGTCGGCGGCCAAAGAAATCGCCGCCATTCGCGGGTCGAACCCCGGCCAATTGCTGAGCAACGAGCAGCTCGCCACGCTCCTCGCCAGGGTCGACCCGATGGCGCGCGGCGAAGAGATCCCCTACCGCCCGCTCCTTATCTGCGGCCCGCCCGAGCGGCGCGCGCTGACCAGCGAGCGGATGCTGCGAAAAGAAGACGCCCTCGCCGAGCGCCTGATGAAGCTCAGCCGAAAGAGCGTCGACACGAATGTCGACGACGGCCTCGATGAAGTCGCCAATTACCCGACCTATTTTTGGAATGGAGGCGACTGGCAGGAGCAGCGCCTGAACCCGGCGCAGGCCCAGGCCGCGCAGTTCGCGACGCGCTCGCGCCTCGCCTTCGTGACCGGCGGACCCGGCACCGGCAAGACCACCATTATCGTGACGATTCTGCGCCAATTGGTGCGCATGGGCGTCAAGCCCGGCGATATCGCGCTGGCCGCGCCCACAGGAAAGGCCGCCTATCGCATGCGCGAATCGGCGCTCGAGCAGCTCAACTCCCTCGACAAAAACCCGCTTCGCGCCGACGGCCCGGCCCCGGCGGTCCCGCTCAAAGACCTGGAATTACAGCATTATCTTCCCGAGGCTCGCACCCTTCACCGCCTGCTCGAATACTCACCGGGGCGCGATATCTTCCGACGAAATAAGAAGAATCCGCTGGAGGCGAAGGTCGTCATCTGTGACGAGGCGTCGATGATCGACCTCGATATGATGCACGCCCTGGTCGACGCGCTGGGCGAGGAGACGCGGCTTATCTTGGTGGGCGACGCCGACCAACTCCCGCCGGTGGGCGGCGGACAGCCCTTTCGCGACCTCATCGAAGGCGCCCCCACCCACGCGCTGGCCGCCGACGGGCCGGCCCCCAAGAACGTCATGAGCGCCTTCACCACGCGCCTTGAGCATAGCTATCGTATGGACGCAAACGACCAGGGCGGCAAGAGAATCCTGGAGTTGGCCCGGGCGGTGCTGGCCTGCACCGAGGCCAACACCGCGTCGGTCCAGACGCACCTCGAGTCGATGGTTTCGGCCGAGAACCTGAACGCCTATCTCGCGCGCCCCGAGGGCGTGGCGCAGCTCGAGGAGGACGCAAAACTCGACGCGTTCCTGAGCGCCTGGTTCGAGCATTTCGTCGTGTTTCAGGAGGATGAGATGCCGGCGCGCGCCGAGTTTGAGCGCGGCGAGGACGGCTTCGACGCGGCCACGACCGAGGCGATTGAGCGTGTGTTTGAACACCACGCCAGGGCGCGAATCCTCTGCCTGACGCAGGTCTCAAAGACCGGCGCGCGCGCCATCAATAAGACCCTGCACAAGCGCTTCTTCGAGACCTATTCGGACCCGGATCGCCGGCCTAAGAACGCGCCCAAATTTATGCATCTCGAGCCGGTCATGGTCACCCAGAATAATTACGACCTCAATATCTTTAACGGCGATATCGGGCTGGTGGCGAAGGTCTCGCGCAGCGGTAAAAACGCGCGCCGAAAGGTCATCTTCCCCCGCTCCGACGGCGGCTGGCGCGTTATCTCCCTGGCTCAAATAAGCGGCCAACTCGAGCACGCCTTTGCCACCAGCGTGCACAAATCCCAGGGCAGCGAGTTCAAGCATATCGCGCTGGTGATGCCGCCCGAGACGATGTCGCTGCTGAGCAAAGAATTGCTCTATACCGCGGTGACCCGCGCCTCAAAATCGGTCACCCTGCTCGACCCGGCGGGGCTATTCGCCCGGGGCGCGGCGACCTCGATGGTGCGCCACACCGGCCTGCCCGAGCGCCTCGGGGTCTACGGCTAA